Proteins encoded in a region of the Haloglomus salinum genome:
- the thrS gene encoding threonine--tRNA ligase, translated as MVAVTLPDGSVLDLDDGVTVEEVAYEIGPGLGAATVAGVVDGELVDRHTPLYEDCKLEIVTEDSDEYLQVLRHSAAHVFAQALQRLHPEAKLTIGPPTDQGFYYDVTNVDLDEDDLAAIEDEMADIVEADYDIERVERSREEAFEVYEDNEYKQEILETEAADAEAVSFYVQDDWQDLCQGPHVDSTGEVGAFELLDISAAYWRGDEENDTLTRVHGTAFPSEKDLEQFLERREEAKKRDHRRLGSELDLFSIPDTTGPGLPLYHPAGKTVLDELSGYVRDLNERYGYEYVETPHLFRTELWKKSGHYDNYRDDMFLLDVNDEEYGLKPMNCPGHATIFEEGSWSYRDLPVRYAEDGKVYRKEQRGELSGLSRVWAFTIDDGHLFCRPNDIEQEVDNIMTAINEVLETFDLDYTVALATRPEKSVGSDEIWERAESQLRDVLENSSLDYHVEPGDGAFYGPKIDFGFEDALGREWDGPTVQLDFNMPERFDLSYIGEDNEEHRPVMIHRALYGSYERFFMVLIEHFDGKFPLWLAPEQVRILPISDDNLGYAHRVKNELDDAGFRVEVEDRDQTIGRKIRGAHEDRLPYMIIVGDNEEEAGNISVRDRKEREEQDIELDDFLSHLESERAEKRTEPDFLEE; from the coding sequence ATGGTAGCCGTCACGCTCCCCGACGGGTCCGTCCTGGACCTGGACGACGGGGTCACGGTCGAGGAGGTCGCCTACGAGATCGGACCGGGACTCGGGGCGGCCACAGTCGCCGGCGTCGTCGACGGCGAGCTGGTCGACCGGCACACGCCGCTGTACGAGGACTGCAAGCTCGAAATCGTCACGGAGGACTCCGACGAGTACCTGCAGGTCCTCCGCCACTCTGCCGCCCACGTCTTCGCGCAGGCACTCCAACGCCTGCACCCCGAGGCCAAGCTCACCATCGGCCCGCCGACGGACCAGGGGTTCTACTACGACGTCACGAACGTCGACCTCGACGAGGACGACCTCGCGGCCATCGAGGACGAGATGGCCGACATCGTCGAGGCCGACTACGACATCGAGCGCGTCGAGCGCTCCCGCGAGGAGGCGTTCGAGGTCTACGAGGACAACGAGTACAAGCAGGAGATTCTGGAGACCGAAGCCGCCGACGCGGAGGCGGTCTCCTTCTACGTGCAGGACGACTGGCAGGACCTCTGCCAGGGGCCTCACGTCGATAGCACGGGTGAGGTCGGCGCGTTCGAGTTGCTCGACATCTCCGCGGCGTACTGGCGCGGTGACGAGGAGAACGACACGCTGACGCGCGTCCACGGGACGGCGTTCCCCTCCGAGAAGGACCTCGAGCAGTTCCTCGAACGGCGCGAGGAGGCGAAGAAGCGCGACCACCGCCGCCTCGGGAGCGAACTCGACCTGTTCTCCATCCCGGACACGACGGGTCCCGGCCTGCCGCTGTACCACCCCGCCGGGAAGACGGTGCTCGACGAGCTGTCGGGCTACGTCCGCGACCTGAACGAGCGCTACGGCTACGAGTACGTCGAGACGCCCCACCTCTTCCGCACGGAGCTGTGGAAGAAGTCTGGCCACTACGACAACTACCGGGACGACATGTTCCTCCTCGACGTGAACGACGAGGAGTACGGGCTGAAGCCGATGAACTGTCCCGGCCACGCCACCATCTTCGAGGAGGGTTCGTGGTCCTATCGAGACCTCCCGGTCCGCTACGCCGAGGACGGGAAGGTGTACCGGAAGGAGCAACGCGGGGAGCTGTCGGGGCTCTCCCGTGTCTGGGCGTTCACCATCGACGACGGCCACCTGTTCTGTCGGCCGAACGACATCGAGCAGGAGGTCGACAACATCATGACCGCCATCAACGAGGTGCTGGAGACGTTCGACCTCGACTACACGGTGGCGCTGGCGACGCGGCCCGAGAAGTCGGTCGGTTCCGACGAGATATGGGAGCGCGCCGAGTCACAGCTCCGTGACGTGCTGGAGAACTCCAGCCTCGACTACCACGTCGAGCCCGGCGACGGCGCCTTCTACGGCCCGAAGATCGACTTCGGCTTCGAGGACGCCCTCGGCCGGGAGTGGGACGGCCCGACGGTCCAGCTCGACTTCAACATGCCCGAGCGGTTCGACCTGAGCTACATCGGCGAGGACAACGAGGAGCACCGCCCGGTGATGATTCACCGGGCGCTGTACGGCTCCTACGAGCGCTTCTTCATGGTCCTCATCGAGCACTTCGACGGGAAGTTCCCGCTCTGGCTCGCGCCCGAGCAGGTCCGCATCCTCCCCATCTCGGACGACAACCTCGGCTACGCCCACCGCGTCAAGAACGAACTCGACGATGCCGGCTTCCGGGTGGAGGTCGAGGACCGCGACCAGACCATCGGCCGCAAAATCCGGGGCGCTCACGAGGACCGGCTCCCGTACATGATTATCGTCGGCGACAACGAGGAGGAGGCCGGCAACATCTCCGTGCGCGACCGCAAGGAGCGCGAGGAGCAGGACATCGAGCTGGACGACTTCCTGTCGCACCTGGAGAGCGAGCGGGCGGAGAAGCGGACGGAGCCTGATTTCCTGGAAGAGTAG
- a CDS encoding Glu/Leu/Phe/Val dehydrogenase family protein, producing the protein MTLREMDEAGHEHVAFYRDESTGLRCIVAVYDSRRGPAVGGTRMLDYDDEADALEDALRLSEAMAYKTAAAELPLGGGKAVIVGDPDEKTDDLLRAYGRVVDSYDGRFVTGEDVNIDVADLRVIQETTGNVGGAGGGEGTDVTAAGVVHGLRACFAERGGDDSLDGRRIAVQGVGKVGRALVERLVDEWANVVVADVDEEAVAAVEEEFDVESVAPEAIYDEPCDAFAPCALGGVLNDETISRLECDIVCGSANNQLAARRHADALAERGILYAPDYVVNAGGLVAGVTEMEGGDTAEALERVAAVRDRLESIFETARAEGITPLAAADRFAEARMAEGGESTLF; encoded by the coding sequence ATGACCCTCCGCGAGATGGACGAGGCCGGCCACGAACACGTCGCCTTCTACCGCGACGAGTCGACGGGCCTGCGCTGTATCGTCGCCGTCTACGACTCCCGGCGCGGCCCGGCGGTCGGCGGCACCCGGATGCTCGACTACGACGACGAGGCCGACGCGCTCGAGGACGCACTTCGGCTCTCGGAGGCGATGGCCTACAAGACCGCCGCCGCCGAGTTGCCGCTGGGCGGTGGGAAGGCCGTCATCGTCGGCGACCCCGACGAGAAGACCGACGACCTCCTCCGGGCGTACGGTCGCGTGGTCGACAGCTACGACGGCCGCTTCGTCACGGGCGAGGACGTGAACATCGACGTGGCGGACCTTCGTGTCATCCAGGAGACGACTGGCAACGTCGGCGGCGCGGGCGGCGGCGAGGGGACGGACGTGACCGCGGCGGGGGTCGTCCACGGCCTCCGAGCCTGCTTCGCCGAGCGGGGCGGGGACGACTCGCTGGACGGGCGGCGCATCGCGGTGCAGGGCGTCGGCAAGGTCGGGCGGGCGCTCGTGGAGCGGCTCGTGGACGAGTGGGCGAACGTGGTCGTCGCCGACGTGGACGAGGAAGCGGTCGCCGCGGTCGAGGAGGAGTTCGATGTCGAGTCGGTCGCGCCCGAGGCCATCTACGACGAACCCTGCGACGCCTTCGCACCCTGCGCGCTGGGCGGTGTGCTGAACGACGAGACCATCTCCCGGCTGGAGTGCGATATCGTCTGCGGGTCGGCCAACAACCAGCTCGCCGCGCGCCGGCACGCCGACGCGCTGGCCGAGCGCGGCATCCTGTACGCGCCCGATTACGTGGTGAACGCCGGCGGCCTGGTCGCGGGCGTCACCGAGATGGAGGGCGGCGATACCGCCGAGGCGCTGGAGCGGGTGGCGGCCGTCCGCGACCGGCTGGAGTCCATCTTCGAGACGGCGCGGGCCGAGGGCATCACGCCGCTGGCGGCGGCCGACCGCTTCGCGGAGGCACGGATGGCCGAGGGTGGCGAGTCGACGTTGTTCTGA
- a CDS encoding 2'-5' RNA ligase family protein: MAIIVGPTLPEPYFERVEAVWDDLVDRFGIDRYVNPYPHVTLYGLEASADVDAVVAAAERVAAEHDPFTVRTSGLGTFPGYHVYIPVAKSPALLHLHEDTVDALAPLGDAPTEYYEPDGWFPHVGLALSLDHDLAGEVVGHLLEREFAWTFTVDNVSVTRPAADGGTHELVATIDL; this comes from the coding sequence ATGGCCATCATCGTCGGGCCGACCCTCCCGGAGCCGTACTTCGAACGCGTCGAGGCCGTGTGGGACGACCTGGTTGACCGGTTCGGCATCGACCGCTACGTCAACCCGTACCCGCACGTCACGCTGTACGGCCTCGAGGCGTCCGCGGACGTGGACGCGGTCGTGGCCGCCGCCGAGCGTGTCGCCGCCGAGCACGACCCGTTCACCGTCCGGACGTCCGGCCTGGGCACGTTCCCCGGGTACCACGTCTACATCCCCGTCGCGAAGTCGCCGGCGTTGCTGCACCTGCACGAGGATACGGTCGACGCCCTCGCACCGCTGGGGGACGCCCCGACCGAGTACTACGAACCCGACGGGTGGTTCCCGCACGTCGGCCTGGCCCTCTCGCTCGACCACGACCTCGCGGGCGAGGTGGTCGGGCACCTGCTGGAGCGGGAGTTCGCCTGGACGTTCACGGTCGACAACGTCTCGGTCACGCGGCCGGCGGCCGACGGCGGGACGCACGAACTGGTGGCGACCATCGACCTGTAG
- a CDS encoding threonyl-tRNA synthetase editing domain-containing protein: MRVLDVHADHCSFETVAAPPAEDAPDPEEPTPDPTDAPPAPREGGFDDCLVAFVAIEGDDAHDPGAVAAEAADHLLDRADDLRLSRVLVYPCPALGERPSDHETSVACCRALARALDDRGADDGDGLDVLRAPVGWHHALALSTAGHPFAESVTRFTGAVEVQAVESEWTVVADGERRDIETSRRDLDTDTRAAFDLAIDGPTVDHLVARGDGDGQPPLAEPDGLGGRRLLPAGRLVRDLLDDRVHERLLGAGVAPVETAVTYDPSDPEVARLLGALGTVGAYPERGARLRPSARLGALAFLRDVDLESGDCPLRLGETGPEERDGSATTVPTAHAVTADRDAAWDALVEFATLATALSRDCGLGAAPVCYAGGAVPPDRLDDLAAALDRPLLVHRDAAADDDSARVRLEFHDARRDPGDAPHVRLDPGLAERADIAFAGGGNEADGGDEAPDHPVIVDCAPLGSLDGTRRACWDDPPAWLVPTQVRFVTVDGDDRDRATALADEVSAAGLRADVDDRPLPVGERLDRAERDRVPFVAVVGDREADTESLKVWDRREGTERSLSAEGLAALVEEVVEGFPRRERYLPVLVEDGPLWGKE, translated from the coding sequence ATGCGCGTCCTGGACGTCCACGCCGACCACTGCTCGTTCGAGACGGTCGCCGCGCCGCCCGCCGAGGACGCCCCCGACCCCGAGGAGCCGACCCCCGACCCGACCGACGCACCCCCGGCCCCGCGCGAGGGTGGGTTCGACGACTGTCTCGTCGCCTTCGTCGCCATAGAGGGCGACGACGCACACGACCCCGGCGCGGTCGCGGCCGAGGCTGCCGACCACCTCCTCGACCGGGCCGACGACCTCCGGCTCTCGCGGGTGCTCGTCTACCCATGCCCGGCGCTCGGCGAGCGACCGAGCGACCACGAGACGAGCGTCGCGTGCTGTCGGGCGCTCGCGCGAGCGCTCGACGACCGCGGGGCCGACGACGGGGACGGCCTCGACGTGCTCCGGGCGCCCGTCGGCTGGCACCACGCACTCGCGCTTTCGACCGCCGGTCACCCGTTCGCCGAATCGGTGACCCGGTTCACGGGCGCGGTCGAGGTGCAGGCGGTCGAGTCCGAGTGGACCGTCGTCGCCGACGGTGAGCGTCGCGACATCGAGACTTCGCGCCGGGACCTCGACACCGACACGCGCGCGGCGTTCGACCTCGCGATTGACGGGCCCACGGTCGACCACCTCGTCGCGCGTGGCGACGGGGACGGGCAACCGCCCCTGGCCGAACCCGACGGCCTCGGTGGCCGCCGCCTGCTTCCCGCCGGCCGCCTCGTCCGGGACCTGCTAGACGACCGGGTCCACGAGCGGCTGCTGGGAGCGGGCGTCGCGCCCGTCGAGACCGCCGTCACGTACGACCCGTCGGACCCCGAAGTGGCCCGGCTGCTGGGCGCGCTGGGAACCGTCGGCGCGTACCCGGAGCGTGGCGCGCGGCTCCGCCCCTCGGCACGACTCGGTGCCCTCGCGTTCCTCCGGGACGTGGACCTCGAATCCGGGGACTGCCCGCTCCGCCTGGGCGAAACCGGCCCCGAGGAGCGCGATGGGAGCGCGACGACCGTCCCGACCGCGCACGCGGTGACGGCCGACCGCGACGCGGCGTGGGACGCCCTCGTCGAGTTCGCCACGCTCGCCACGGCGCTGAGCCGTGACTGCGGGCTCGGCGCCGCCCCGGTCTGTTACGCCGGCGGCGCGGTCCCACCGGACCGACTCGACGACCTCGCTGCGGCGCTCGACCGCCCGCTGCTGGTCCACCGGGACGCCGCCGCGGACGACGACTCGGCACGGGTCCGCCTCGAGTTCCACGACGCACGGCGCGACCCCGGCGACGCACCCCACGTTCGACTGGACCCGGGGCTCGCGGAGCGAGCGGACATCGCGTTCGCCGGGGGTGGGAACGAGGCCGATGGCGGAGACGAGGCCCCCGACCACCCGGTCATCGTCGACTGCGCGCCGCTCGGGAGCCTCGACGGGACCCGCCGCGCGTGCTGGGACGACCCCCCGGCCTGGCTCGTCCCGACGCAGGTCCGGTTCGTGACGGTCGACGGCGACGACCGTGACCGGGCGACGGCGCTCGCGGACGAGGTGTCGGCCGCCGGCCTCCGGGCCGACGTCGACGACCGCCCGCTCCCGGTCGGCGAGCGACTCGACCGGGCCGAGCGCGACCGCGTCCCGTTCGTCGCCGTGGTCGGTGACCGCGAGGCCGACACGGAGTCCCTGAAGGTCTGGGACCGACGCGAGGGGACCGAACGGTCGCTATCGGCCGAGGGCCTCGCGGCCCTCGTCGAGGAGGTGGTCGAGGGGTTCCCCCGGCGCGAGCGGTACCTGCCGGTGCTGGTGGAAGACGGGCCGCTCTGGGGCAAGGAGTGA
- a CDS encoding HTH domain-containing protein, whose translation MNLSSSQAFGTDRPPVTAVHLFVRSLSPDSDGGRVEELVAQLDDLDEAIDTTVHIWGDAVGLEGPLAETPPARFVLDEVADFRDWAARHGAELVGFETRETACAFTDRNCRLLSLPTVALAATRGDELVGVAPVQVDDDHVTVDDLLAAVEPTEKRLVAQ comes from the coding sequence ATGAACCTCTCCTCGAGCCAGGCGTTCGGCACCGATCGCCCGCCGGTGACGGCCGTCCACCTGTTCGTCCGCTCGCTCTCGCCCGATAGCGACGGCGGGCGGGTCGAGGAGCTCGTCGCCCAGCTGGACGACCTCGACGAGGCCATCGACACGACCGTCCACATCTGGGGCGACGCCGTCGGTCTCGAGGGGCCGCTCGCCGAGACGCCGCCGGCGCGGTTCGTCCTCGACGAGGTCGCCGACTTCCGTGACTGGGCCGCACGCCACGGCGCGGAACTGGTCGGGTTCGAGACCCGCGAGACGGCCTGTGCGTTCACCGACCGGAACTGCCGGCTGCTCTCGCTCCCGACGGTGGCGCTGGCGGCCACCCGTGGCGACGAACTCGTCGGGGTCGCCCCCGTCCAGGTCGACGACGACCACGTCACCGTCGACGACCTGCTCGCGGCGGTGGAACCGACCGAGAAGCGGCTCGTCGCGCAGTGA
- a CDS encoding class I adenylate-forming enzyme family protein, whose protein sequence is MKYHQQEPLRHVGAIPAMGADRYDEKLALEYRGQEYSYADLDRRADQVANALVDLGVEPGDRVAMYIANSLQFPETFFGIVRTGAVAVPLNHRMDKGRLEYILDDAGVEVLVGSEVFPSVVTDLSAHVETTLIPGGNEDAGLRDYDAHVDGASAEFDRPERDFEDVCLQCYTSGTTGDPKGVLTSHRNVLTTARSYTKTGAGDPEENTALLVLPLFHMYGLSVVLINGLYNGAEIVLKTLPVASQLLGAIDEHDVTEFAGIPAIFIEMLNEYESSPEAYDLSSIETVGSGAAPLADDTRDRVEEMFGAQLIEGWGMTETTPAGTTNSVRGVIKGAGCIGRPSPDIELKLVDPVTGETRVDAALLDPQAPVDIEEHVDFDDEDSFTGEMAVRGPQVFQGYHNLPEKNEQVFDDEGWFYTDDIARVDEDRFLWMVDRADDMIIVGGENVYPAEVENALFDHPAVAEAAVVGADHEVKGQAPVAFVVLENDADPDEITERSLREFALDRVPTYAHPRRVFFVDELPRSGTRKVQRYKLEDEAAERLGGPLSSSEEL, encoded by the coding sequence ATGAAGTACCACCAGCAGGAACCGCTCCGGCACGTCGGGGCGATTCCGGCGATGGGGGCTGACCGATACGATGAGAAACTGGCACTGGAGTACCGCGGGCAGGAGTACTCCTACGCCGACCTCGACCGGCGCGCCGACCAGGTGGCGAACGCGCTCGTGGACCTCGGCGTCGAGCCGGGCGACCGCGTGGCGATGTACATCGCCAACTCGCTGCAGTTCCCGGAGACGTTCTTCGGTATCGTCCGCACGGGCGCCGTCGCCGTCCCGCTCAACCACCGGATGGACAAGGGGCGGCTGGAGTACATCCTGGACGACGCCGGCGTGGAGGTGCTCGTGGGGTCGGAGGTGTTCCCGTCGGTCGTCACGGACCTCTCCGCGCACGTCGAGACGACGCTCATCCCCGGCGGCAACGAGGACGCCGGCCTGCGGGATTACGACGCACACGTCGACGGCGCGAGCGCCGAATTCGACCGGCCCGAACGTGACTTCGAGGATGTCTGCCTGCAGTGCTACACCTCGGGAACGACCGGCGACCCGAAGGGTGTGCTGACATCGCACCGGAACGTCCTGACGACGGCGCGCTCGTACACGAAGACCGGCGCGGGCGACCCCGAGGAGAACACGGCGCTGCTCGTGCTGCCGCTGTTCCACATGTACGGGCTGAGCGTCGTGCTCATCAACGGGCTGTACAACGGCGCCGAGATCGTCCTGAAGACGCTGCCCGTCGCCTCGCAGCTGCTCGGGGCCATCGACGAGCACGACGTGACGGAGTTCGCGGGCATCCCGGCCATCTTCATCGAGATGCTGAACGAGTACGAGTCCAGCCCCGAGGCGTACGACCTCTCCAGTATCGAGACGGTCGGGTCGGGCGCGGCCCCGCTCGCCGACGACACCCGCGACCGCGTCGAGGAGATGTTCGGCGCCCAGCTCATCGAGGGCTGGGGGATGACCGAGACCACGCCCGCGGGCACGACGAACTCCGTCCGGGGCGTCATCAAGGGCGCCGGCTGTATCGGCCGCCCGAGCCCCGATATCGAACTGAAACTGGTCGACCCCGTCACGGGCGAGACCCGCGTCGACGCCGCCCTGCTCGACCCGCAGGCCCCCGTCGATATCGAGGAGCACGTCGACTTCGACGACGAGGACTCGTTCACCGGTGAGATGGCGGTGCGTGGCCCGCAGGTGTTCCAGGGGTACCACAACCTGCCCGAGAAGAACGAGCAGGTGTTCGACGACGAGGGCTGGTTCTACACGGACGACATCGCGCGCGTCGACGAGGACCGCTTCCTCTGGATGGTCGACCGCGCGGACGACATGATAATCGTCGGCGGGGAGAACGTCTACCCGGCCGAGGTGGAGAACGCGCTGTTCGACCACCCTGCCGTCGCCGAGGCCGCGGTGGTCGGTGCCGACCACGAGGTGAAGGGGCAGGCCCCGGTCGCGTTCGTCGTCCTCGAGAACGACGCTGACCCCGACGAGATAACGGAGCGGTCGCTCCGCGAGTTCGCGCTCGACCGTGTCCCCACGTACGCCCACCCGCGGCGGGTGTTCTTCGTCGACGAACTCCCGCGCTCGGGCACCCGGAAGGTCCAGCGCTACAAGTTGGAGGACGAGGCCGCGGAGCGACTGGGCGGGCCGCTCTCCTCCAGCGAGGAACTGTAG
- a CDS encoding PaaI family thioesterase: protein MTDEDDTSGPDPAHFRALEEMYHEAPCNDRLDPTLSIDTAEAMLEFDVDESTHHAAGGMHGSYYFKALDDAAFFAVNSLVEDVFVLTTGFDVHFERPVSEGTVRAEGVVVNANPNQLLASAIAEDGEGNEIARGTGRFARSRVELDEDVGYVRE, encoded by the coding sequence ATGACCGACGAAGACGACACGAGCGGCCCCGACCCGGCCCACTTCCGCGCGCTCGAGGAGATGTACCACGAGGCCCCCTGCAACGACCGGCTCGACCCCACGCTCAGTATCGACACCGCCGAGGCGATGCTGGAGTTCGATGTCGACGAGTCCACTCACCACGCGGCCGGCGGGATGCACGGCTCGTACTACTTCAAGGCGCTCGACGACGCCGCCTTCTTCGCCGTCAACTCCCTCGTCGAGGACGTGTTCGTCCTCACGACTGGGTTCGACGTCCACTTCGAGCGGCCCGTCAGCGAGGGGACCGTCCGGGCGGAGGGGGTCGTCGTGAACGCGAACCCGAACCAGCTGCTCGCCAGTGCCATCGCCGAGGACGGCGAGGGCAACGAGATCGCACGGGGTACGGGCCGGTTCGCCCGGAGCCGCGTCGAACTCGACGAGGATGTCGGGTACGTCCGGGAGTAG
- the cmk gene encoding (d)CMP kinase, producing the protein MLITISGPAGSGKSTAAAGLAEALGYEHVSGGDIFRALADERGMTPLELNRAAEEDDAIDRDLDRRLRETASERDDLVLESRLAGWMAGEHADFKMWLNAPLAVRAQRIAEREDKAVERAREETRARAESEASRYREYYGIDIEDLSIYDLVLNTSRLDPDGVVGALRAVVEAYTPEGDEGKTPVEGIRYEF; encoded by the coding sequence ATGTTGATTACCATCTCCGGCCCCGCAGGCAGTGGGAAATCCACTGCGGCGGCCGGACTCGCCGAGGCGCTCGGCTACGAGCACGTCAGCGGGGGTGACATCTTCCGGGCGCTGGCCGACGAGCGCGGGATGACGCCGCTCGAGTTGAACCGCGCCGCCGAGGAGGACGACGCAATCGACCGCGACCTGGACCGCCGGCTCCGCGAGACCGCCAGCGAGCGCGACGACCTCGTCCTCGAGTCGCGGCTGGCGGGCTGGATGGCCGGCGAGCACGCCGACTTCAAGATGTGGCTGAACGCGCCGCTCGCGGTCCGGGCCCAGCGCATCGCCGAGCGCGAGGACAAGGCCGTCGAGCGGGCCCGCGAGGAGACCCGCGCCCGCGCCGAGTCCGAAGCCTCGCGCTATCGGGAGTACTACGGCATCGACATCGAGGACCTCTCCATCTACGACCTCGTCCTGAACACCTCCCGCCTCGACCCCGACGGCGTCGTCGGCGCGCTCCGCGCCGTCGTCGAGGCGTACACGCCCGAGGGCGACGAGGGGAAGACCCCCGTCGAGGGCATCCGGTACGAGTTCTGA
- a CDS encoding RNA-guided pseudouridylation complex pseudouridine synthase subunit Cbf5 encodes MTGDADATVDIDLRPAPDERSVPELLAFGVCNLDKPPGPSAHQVAAWARDLTDDALATAGADETVDRAAHAGTLDPKVTGCLPLMLGDATRLAQAFDDADKEYVAVLELHRPAPADLEETVAEFKAPLLQKPPRKSAVSRRLRTRTVHELALLEREDRRALLRIECEAGTYVRKLCHDLGLALGTGANMGDLRRTATGTFDDTDLVTLHDYIDALAVWHEDGHEGPIREVVRPAERTLRHLPRVTVAPSAARQVATGAPVYAPGVLGIEPPAEGPNAGEVPAPGDSEDAPLVAGYAPSGTAVCLGRLVGDPDAERGVVVDLERVLV; translated from the coding sequence ATGACCGGCGACGCCGACGCGACCGTCGACATCGACCTCCGTCCCGCACCGGACGAGCGCTCGGTCCCCGAACTGCTGGCGTTCGGCGTCTGTAACCTCGACAAGCCGCCCGGCCCCTCTGCCCACCAGGTCGCAGCGTGGGCGCGTGACCTCACCGACGACGCGCTCGCCACAGCGGGCGCCGACGAGACCGTCGACCGCGCGGCCCACGCGGGGACGCTCGACCCGAAGGTGACGGGCTGTCTGCCGCTGATGCTCGGCGATGCGACCCGCCTCGCCCAGGCGTTCGACGACGCCGACAAGGAGTACGTCGCCGTCCTCGAACTCCACCGCCCGGCACCCGCCGACCTCGAGGAGACGGTCGCCGAGTTCAAGGCCCCCCTGCTCCAGAAACCACCACGGAAATCGGCCGTGAGCCGGCGCCTCCGCACCCGGACCGTCCACGAGCTGGCCCTCCTCGAACGCGAGGACCGGCGCGCACTGCTGCGCATCGAGTGCGAGGCCGGCACCTACGTCCGGAAGCTCTGTCACGACCTCGGGCTGGCGCTGGGGACGGGCGCGAACATGGGCGACCTCCGCCGGACCGCGACCGGCACCTTCGACGACACCGACCTCGTGACGCTCCACGACTACATCGACGCGCTTGCGGTCTGGCACGAGGACGGCCACGAAGGGCCAATCCGGGAGGTGGTCCGGCCGGCCGAGCGAACGCTCCGGCACCTCCCGCGCGTGACGGTCGCGCCCAGCGCCGCCCGGCAGGTGGCCACCGGCGCCCCCGTCTACGCACCCGGCGTGCTGGGCATCGAGCCGCCCGCGGAGGGGCCAAACGCCGGTGAGGTACCCGCCCCTGGGGACAGCGAGGACGCGCCGCTCGTGGCCGGCTACGCCCCGAGCGGCACGGCCGTCTGTCTCGGCCGGCTCGTGGGCGACCCCGACGCCGAGCGCGGCGTCGTGGTCGACCTCGAGCGCGTCCTCGTGTAG
- a CDS encoding response regulator, whose protein sequence is MGESTIAEFGARISFSGSSDTTERSRVVLRPAGLVLATGGTTRRIPLDRVFDIAQDVSPLVEADATETVTIAFTAESRRQLVSIEGRAETLFRFQHALFGVLLDETPVAVRHTEGGSRKFERSDLSLRVSATRLRVEDEAGAPVLTVSRDDLTRFRSQSGEGDARPVISLYWRREGRPAMTTARLPSPRLFNLFGRYIQSPLRMVAPDEGTAPSDDHAEVLLVDDEPDALELAEVFLRRQSDRLSVTTTQRPADALEQLERGSFDCIVSDFRMPRTNGIELLQQVRESHPDLPFILFTGQGSEDVAKRAILDDVTDYVEKGVGTDPYVVLADRIDRAVR, encoded by the coding sequence GTGGGCGAGTCGACCATCGCGGAGTTCGGGGCCCGAATTTCCTTCAGCGGCTCCAGCGACACGACCGAGCGGTCGCGGGTCGTCCTCCGGCCGGCCGGACTCGTTCTCGCCACCGGTGGGACGACACGACGGATTCCACTCGACCGGGTCTTCGACATCGCACAGGACGTCTCGCCGCTGGTCGAGGCCGACGCGACAGAGACGGTGACCATCGCGTTCACCGCCGAGAGCCGCCGGCAACTGGTCTCCATCGAGGGGCGAGCGGAGACGCTGTTCCGGTTCCAGCACGCACTGTTCGGCGTACTGCTCGATGAGACTCCCGTTGCGGTCCGACACACGGAGGGTGGGAGTCGGAAGTTCGAGCGGTCGGACCTCTCGCTGCGGGTGAGCGCAACCCGGCTCCGGGTCGAGGACGAGGCGGGCGCTCCCGTACTCACGGTCTCGCGCGACGACCTGACAAGGTTCCGGTCCCAGAGTGGCGAGGGCGACGCGCGGCCTGTCATCTCGCTCTACTGGCGCCGGGAGGGACGGCCCGCGATGACCACGGCGCGGCTCCCATCGCCCCGACTGTTCAACCTGTTCGGGCGGTACATCCAGTCACCGTTGCGGATGGTGGCACCTGACGAGGGCACGGCGCCGTCGGACGACCACGCCGAGGTGCTTCTCGTGGACGACGAACCGGACGCACTGGAGCTGGCGGAGGTGTTCCTTCGGCGGCAGTCCGACCGGCTCTCGGTCACCACCACCCAGCGCCCGGCTGACGCCCTGGAGCAGCTCGAGCGTGGCTCGTTCGACTGTATCGTGAGCGACTTCCGGATGCCCAGAACCAACGGTATCGAGCTGCTCCAGCAGGTTCGTGAGTCCCACCCCGACCTTCCCTTCATCCTGTTCACCGGGCAGGGCAGCGAGGACGTGGCGAAGCGGGCCATCCTCGACGATGTCACCGACTACGTCGAGAAGGGCGTCGGCACCGACCCGTACGTCGTGCTCGCCGACCGGATCGACCGCGCGGTCCGGTAG